In the Chromobacterium sp. ATCC 53434 genome, TTCGCCAATCCGGCCGCCTGCCGGCTGACGGGCCATGGCATCGACGAGTTGCGCGGCATGCATATCCGCGACCTGGTGGCGCCCGAGTGCCTGCCCATCCTGCCGGCCCATCTGGCCAAGCTGAACAACGCGCCGTTCCAGCGCTCGGAATGGCTGCTGCGGCTGAAGAAGGGCGGCAGCATCTGCGTCGATCTGACGACCGGGCGGCTGAAGGACGGCCGATACATGGCCTTCGGCCGCGATCTGACCGACCAGCACCGCGCCGAGCAGGCGCTGCGCAACCGCGAACAGCAACTGGCGCGGGTGATAGACGGCTCCGACCAGGGGTATTGGGACTGGAACCTGAAATCCGGCGATTTCCAGGTCAGTCCGCGCTGGGAAAGCATGCTGGGCTATGGGCCGGGCGAAATGCGCGTCAACGCGGAAAACTGGTACGAGCATGTCCACGCCGACGACGTGGCGCGGGCGCGCGACTCGATCCGGCGCAATCTGGAAGGCGGACTGGCCAGCCATGAGGTGGAGATACGCTGCCGCACCCGGCTGGGCGACTGGCGCTGGATACTGTCGCGCGGGCGGGTGGTCGAGCGCGACGACGACGGCGTGCCGCTGATGATGTCGGGCACTCATACCGACATCACCGAGCGCAAGGTGTTCGAGCTGGCGCAGAAGGAGGCGGCGGCGGTATTCGACAGCAGCTACGAAGGCATACTGGTGGTGAGCCCCGACGGCGTGATCACCAAGGTCAACCAGGCCTTCACCCGCATCACCGGCTACGAAGCCGGCGAGGCGGTGGGGCAGCGCCCCAGCATGCTGTCTTCGGGGCAGCAGGCGGCCAGTTTCTACGAGGAGCTGTGGAGCGAGGTCCGGGGACACGACTTCTGGCGCGGCGAATTGTGGAACCGCCGCAAGAGCGGCGAACTGTACGCCGAACTGCTGTCGATCTCGGTGGTGCGGGATCAGCAGGGCCAGATCCAGCACTATATCGGCATCTTCTCCGACATCACCCAGCTGAAGCAGCACGAGGCGGAACTGGACCGGGTCGCCAATTTCGATCCGCTGACCGGCGTGCCCAACCGCCGCCTGTTGTCCGACCGGCTGCGGCAGACCATCGTCCGCGCCACCCGCAGCGGCAAGTCCTGCGCGGTGTGCTTTCTCGATCTAGACGGCTTCAAGGCGGTCAACGATCAGCACGGGCACGAAGTCGGAGACAAGCTGCTGGTGGCGGTCAGCAGCCATCTGAAATCCATTCTGCGCGGCGATGACACGCTGGCCCGGCTCGGCGGCGACGAATTCGTCGTGCTGCTGTCCGATATCGGCTCGCCGGAGGAGTGCATGCTGGTGCTGGACAGGGTGCTGGCCGCGGTGGCGACGCCGGTGCCGGTCGGGGAGGGCGAGGTCAGCGTCACCGCCAGCATAGGCGTCAGTCTTTATCCGCAGGACAATGCCGATCCGGACACGCTGCTGCGCCATGCCGATCAGGCGATGTATCTGGCCAAGGAGGCCGGCAAGAACCGCTACCAGCTGTTCGATCCGGAAAACGACCGCAAGGCCCAGGAGCACCGGCAGTTCCTGGAGTCGCTGCAGCAGGCGCTGGCGCGCGACGAGTTCGCGCTGCTCTACCAGCCCAAGGTCGATTTGCAGGGCGGCGAAATCATCGGCATGGAGGCGCTGATCCGCTGGCGGCATCCGCAACGCGGCCTGCTGGAGCCGGCCGAGTTCCTGCCGCACCTCTACGGCAACGAGCTGGAGACCGCCTTCGGCCTGTGGGTGCTGGACGCCGCGCTGGAGCAGGCCGAGCGCTGGCGGCGGGAGGGCCTGGACCTGGGCGTCAGCGTCAACGTCAGCGCCCATCATCTGTTGCGCGCCGATTTCTGCCGGCAACTGGAAGAGGCGCTGGCGCGCCATCCCGGCATCGATCCGGCCCGGCTGGAGCTGGAGTTGCCGGAAAACGCGGCCTCCGACGTCGAGCAGACGGTGGCGGTGCTGCAGCGTTGCCGCAAGTTGGGCGTCGGTTTCGCGCTGGACGATTTCGGCACCGGCTATGCGTCGCTGACCTATCTGCGCCGTCTGCCGGTGAACACGCTGAAGATAGACAACAGCTTCGTGTGCGACATGCTGGTCAATGAGGACGACCGGCGCATCGTCGAGGGCGTGATCCAGCTGGCGGCGGTGTTCAAGTGCGCGGTGATCGCCGAGGGCGTGGAGACGCTGGAGCACGGCGCGCTGCTGCTCCGCCTCGGCTGCCGCCATGTCCAGGGTTTCGGCATCGCCCGGCCGATGGAGGCCGCGGCGGTGCCGGACTGGTGCCGCCGCTGGCGCGAGGATGCGACCTGGGGCCGGCTGGACGGCGAGGACGGCTGATTCCAGCCCTTGTCCTCATGGCTTTCTTCCGGTTCCGGGCTGGAATGCCGCCGATTTTCACCGCGGCCGAGCCGTCAGGTCGCGGCGTCAGCGTTGCAGATAGGTGAACAGCGCCAGCAGCACGATGCAGACAATGACCATCAGATTGAGGGCGACTTCCTCCTGCAGCGGCTCGAAATGATGCTTGTCCTGGACGGACAGGCGCGTGCCGGACAGCTTGTGCAGCCAGTATTGCAGCAGATTGCGCGGACTGGGGCCGTCGGGGTCGGCTTTCATGAGGGTTGGCCTGTGTAAAGGAAAATTGATGTTGCGGCCATTCTACTCTTCCCGGCTATGCTTTCAACATTTTTTCGAAATGGAATAGTCGATTGTTCGAAAGCGAATTAACAATGGGACGGCGCGCGCCGGGCGCCGTCGCGCGGCGGCGGGACTGGTCTACACTACGGATACGTATTTCCAGCTAGCGTGGCCGCCAGCATCGCCGGCGGCCGCGATTTTGCACCGGACGGGGAGGGGCGATGCGAGGGGCAATGATAGGAGGCGCGCTGGCATTGGCGGCGGCCACCGCGCTGGCGGTGCCGGCCCATTACCTGTCCTACACGCTGTCGGTGGAACCGTGGGGCGTGGCCGATACCGATCGCGGCGTCGGGCCGGACTTCATCCGCTTTCTGGCCGCCCAGGCCGGTTTCGCCGTCACCGCGGAGACGCGTCCCTATCTGCGCGTGATCGACGGCATGCGCAGCGGCGAGAACGCGATCAACCTAGGCATTCCCACCGCCGAGCGCGAGCGCTACGGCATCTCCATATGCACGATAGGCTCGGTCAAGGTGTCGCTGGCCTATCTGAAGGCGGCGGGGCGCGAACACAGGACGGCGGCCAGCTTCTCCGGCCTGAATATCGGCGAGCTGCGCGGCAGCCGCACGCTGGACGAGCTCGACCGCGCGGTGCCGCACAACCGGGTGCTGATCAGCGACATGGCCCAGGGCCTGCGCATGCTGGGCGCCGGGCGTCTGGACGCCACCATCTGTGTCCGGCCGGGATGCGGCAATCTGCTGGGCGAGGCCGGCGTCGACGAGGCTCAGGTCGGCGAGTGGCTGTTCAGCGAGCAGCCGCTGGCGATCTATGTGTCGCGCGAGAGCGCGCTGTCGCGGGACGCCGCCGCGATGCTGCGACTGCGGCTGGCCTGCGATTCCTATGCCGGCCGTCAGGAAATACGCCGCTTGCTGGCGCCTTACCATTAGTTTGACGATACGATGAAAAACGGACGCCGGCAGGCGTCCGTTTTGCGTCTGGCCGGCTCAGGCCGACATCGACATCAGCAGGCTGGAGATGTCGCTGGTGCCGGCATTGGCCTGGTACAGGCTGAGCATGGCCTGCATCTGCTGCTGGCTGGCGCTGCTGCTGGCGGAGCTGGACGCGCTCGACGAGCCGGCGCTGCCATTGCTCGCGCTCAGCAGGCTGTCCAGGCCGTTGTTCTGGCCTTGCTGCTCGCCGCCGCCGTGATGGTGGTGGTGATGGTGGCCGCCGGCCTGCTGGCCCGCTTGGGTGCCGTCGGCCTGTTGCAGGCCCTGCTGCAACTGCTGGAAGGCCTGTTGCGCCTGGCTGAGGTTGCCGGCCTGCAGATCCTGGCCCAGCGTGTTCAGCAGCGAGGACACCGAGCTGCCGCTGCCGGCGGTCGAACCGGTCTGGCTGGCGTTTATGGCGGCGAACGGGTCGCTGGCGCTGGCGGAGCTGGTGGCCGAGGCGCTGCTGACGGCGTTGTTCAGCGCCGAGGCGAAGTCCTGGCCGCCGTTGCCGGAATTGGCGCCGTTCAGCTGCTGCAGGGCGGCCAGCGCCTGTTGCGCGCCGGTCAGGTCGCCTTGCTGGACCGATTGGGTCAGATTGCTGAAATCCTGGCGGCGCTGCTGGTGCAGCGACTGCATTTGCTGCCAATAGCTGTTGGAATCGCTGGTGTTGCTGATAGACATGTTGCCTCTCCTTGAGAACGGGTTTTCAGGCCAGAGCTTGCACGGATCAGCTCGTGTCCCTGGCAGCGGCAGGCGTTGACCACCTTGGCGCCGATCTGCCGGCAATTGTTGCCGCCTTGCCGTTTGTGCTTGCCGCCATTCCGGCCCTTGTGGCCGGTTTTGGCGTTTTTTTCCAGCAAGAACAATGGCTTGGATGCGTAGCTATCAGCAAGAGGCGTGCCAGCGGGCGAGGCTGGCGACGAGGAGATGTTTACAGATGTTGCGGCTGTCGGAACCGGTCAGCCGGGCCGCTTGCTCAACAGCGGCGCGCCGTCGCGGAACAGCAGCAGCTCGCCCGGCGCCAGCGCGGTCCAGCTCTCGTTGTCGGTCAGCGGCTGGGTGGCCACCATCGCCACCTGGTCGCGGGGCGTGGTGACGGTGGCGAAATCGACGCTGACGTCGTCATCGACCAGATGGGCGGTGTTGAACGGCGCGCGGCGGATGATGTAGTGGAGATGGGTCGAGCAGTGGGTGAACAGCGACTCGCCGTTGCTCAACATGAAGTTGAACACGCCGCTGGCGCTGATCTCGGCCGCCAGCCGCGCCACTTCGTCGAACAGCGCCTCCAGCTCCGGCGGTTCGGACCACTTGGCGCGCAGCCTTTCCATCAGATGGCAGAAGGCCAGCTCGGAGTCGGTGCTGCCCACCGGATGGAAGTATTGGCCGGTCGCCGGCGCGAATTTCTCCAGATTGCCGTTGTGGGCGAAGATCCAGTACTGACCCCACATCTCCCGCATGAACGGATGGGTGTTGGCCAGATTGACCTCGCCCTGGGTGGCCTTGCGGATATGGGCGATGACGTTTTCCGACTTGATCGGATAGCGCCTGACCAGATCGGCCACCGGCGATTCCACCGACGGCTTGTCGTCGAGAAACACGCGGCAGCCCTTGCCCTCGAAGAAGGCGATGCCCCAGCCGTCGGCATGATGGTCGGTCAGGCCGCCGCGGCGATGGAAGCCCTCGAAGGAAAACAGGATGTCGGTAGGGGTGTTGCAATTCATGCCCAGCAGCTGGCACATCGGCTTGATTCCACGTCTTGTCAGGGTTGTCACGTCTTCGGCGGATACCGAAGCATTCATGTAGCTGAGCTTAGGCGATCTGGCGGCGGCGGGCAATCGCCGCGCGGCAAGACCCGGCGCCGGCGCGCCGGTTCGTCCGCCAGCGGCGCGAGCCGGCTTCCCTGACAATCGTGTGGATGGCCTCGGCCTATATCGCGGCGAGCAGCTGTTCCGCCAGGCCGAGCAGCGGCGTGGCCAGCGTGCGCGCGGATTCCGACAGCAGACTGAATTGCACTTTCGCCAGTGCGAGCAGGCCTTCGGCCAAGGCCTTGTCTTTCTTGGCGACGCCTTGCTCGAATTTGACGAGATAATGCTCGAGCTCGCCCAGCTTTTCCTTGTCGTGGTCCATCGCCATCAAATCCTTCGACGCGGTCTCGAAGGCGGCGGCGCTGAATTCCTGCCGCAACACGGTCGCGACGGACTGCATGGCCTGATTCACGGTCTGGGCCTCCGCGGGCAGGTTCTTGCGCTCTTTTTGAGCGCTTTCAAAATCGAGACGGGCCTTCTCCATCCATTCGGTCCGTTTTTCGGGGTGCGCCTGCGCCGATTCGATCTCGTTGAGCGCCAAAGACAAGAAATATCCCAGGCCATTCCAGGCCAGATACCTGTCGTTACTGTCCTTCAGCGCCTTGTCGAACGCCGCCATCGTTTCTTCTAGCGTTGCCATCGAAATCCTCCGGTGAAAGAAAACGGGCCGCCTCTCGGTCGGGTCGCCGGCGGCCATATCCCGATTCTGCGGTTCCGGGCGGGCCGCATGGTTTTATCCGACCGTCCACGGCGGACTGTTCCGGGAGTCTATTTTCACCGGGGCGCTGAAAGAGGCGGCGTCAATTCAAATCGGATCGATCCTAGCGAGGACTGCCCGCGCGAAAGGGCGGCGGCAGGCGAGGCCCGGGACTGGGCCTAGGTCCGGTCCCACGGCGCTTGCGGGCCGCCGAACTTCTCCACCAGGAAATCCAGCAGGCTGCGCAAGGCCAGCGGCAGCAGCCGCCGCGACGGGTAGAGCGCATGGATGCCGAGCACGGCCGGCTGCCATTCGGGCAGCAGCGCCACCAGCTCGCCGCGTCGCACGTGCGGCGCGGCCAGATAGCTGGGCTGCAGGCTGACGCCGGCGCCGGCCAGCGCGGCGCTGAGCAGCGCGCTGGCCTCGTTGGCGCTGATATTGCCGGCCACCCGCACCCGCGACTCCTGCCCCCCGCGGCGCAGCCGCCACTCGCTGCGGCCGAAGTTGCTGTAGCTGAGGCAGCGGTGGCGCTCCAGTTCCTGCGGCTCCCGCGGCGTGCCGTGGCGCGCCAGGTAGGACGGCGAGGCCACCAGCAGCGACAGGCAGTCGCACAGCCGTCTGCCCACCAGGCCGGGATCGGGTTCGTTGGTGATTCGGATGGCGAGGTCTATTCTTTCTTCAATCAGGTTGACGGTGCGGTCGCCCAACTGCAGGTCCACCCGCAACTGGGGGTGCAGTTCGCCGAATTCGGCGATGACGCCGCCCAGCACCGCGAGGCCGAAGGAGGTGCTGGCCGCCACCCTGAGCAGGCCGCGCACCTGTCCGTCGCGCTGGCTGGCGTCGGCGCGCACCTCGGCCGCCAGCTCCAGCATCTGCTGGCAGCGCGCCAGACAGGTCAGGCCGGCGTCGGTCAGCGTGACCTTGCGGGTGGAGCGCTGCAGCAGCCGCGCGCCCAGCCATTGCTCCAGTTCGTCGACGTAGCGGGTGACCATCGGGCGCGACATGTCCAGCTTGTCGCCGGCGGCGGTGAAGCTGCCCAGCTGCGCCACTTCGGCGAATACCTGCATCGCGGTCAGCCTGTCCATTTATTTGCTCGATTTTTGAAACAATAATGTGCAGTTTAGCGTATTTATTGGTTCGATTCGTGAGCTTATAGTGTGCGCATCCACTGAAACACAGTGCAAACCGCCGGCGGGCGCCGGCATTAGACCCAAGGAGTCAACCATGATCCGTCAAACCCTGATCGCCGCCGCTCTCGCCGCCGCCGGTTTCGCCCACGCCGGCGACCTGAAACTGTCGGTCTACAACGCCGACGGCAACAGCTTCAACGTTTCCTCCGTGCTGGTCACCGGCGACAAGGACGCCGTGCTGATCGACACCGGCTTCACCCGCGCCGACGCCTACCGCATCGCCGCCAAGGTGCTGGACAGCGGCAAGAACCTGAAGACCATCTACGTCAGCCAGGCCGATCCGGACTACTACTTCGGCGCCTCGGTGCTGAAGCAAATCTTCCCGAAGGCCGAACTGGTGGCCGCGCCCGAGACCCTGGCCCACATCAAGGGCAATGTGAAGGGCAAGGTGGCGTTCTGGGGGCCGAAGATGGGCGCCAACGCGCCGCAGGCCAAGCCGCTGCTGCCGACCGCGCTGAAGGCCGACACCATCACGCTGGAAGGCAAGAAGCTGGAAATCAAGGATAGCCACGGCATCCTGGGCCATCGCAGCTATATGTGGATTCCGTCGATCCGCGCCATCGTCGGCAATGTCGGCGTCTACTCCGGCATGCACGTGTGGACCGCCGACACCCAGACCGACGCCGAGCGCAAGGCCTGGTTCAAGCAGCTGGACGACATGGAGGCGCTGAAGCCGGAAACGGTGGTGCCGGGCCATATGATCGCCGGCGACAAGATGGATGTGTCCACCATCCGCTTCACCCGCGACTATCTGAAGACCTTCGAGGCCAAGAACGCCGAAACCCGCGACAGCGCCGCGCTGATCGACGCGATGAAGCAGGCTTACCCGAACGCGGCCGAAGTCTCCACGTTGGAGCTGGGCGCCAAGGTGCGCAAGGGCGAGATGAAGTGGTAACGGGCATGAAACTGCATTATTTCTACGACCCGCTGTGCGGCTGGTGCTACGGCGCCTCCCCGCTGTTGCAGGCGGCGGCCGCGTTGCCGGGCCTGGTGGTGGAGATGCACGCCGGCGGCATGCTGGACGAGGCGGAGGGCCGCACCATCACGCCGGAATGGCGGTCCTATGTGATGCCGCACGACAAGTGCATCGCCCAGATGAGCGGCCAGCCTTTCGGCGACGCCTATTACGATGGTCTGCTGAACGACGTCGGCGCGCCGCTGGCGTCCGATCCGCCCATCGCCGCCGTGCTGGCCGCCGCCCGGCTCGGAGCCGATCCGCTGGCGATGCTGGCCCGGATACAGCGCGCCCATTATCTGGAGGGCCGGCGCATCGCCGAATTCGCCGTGCTGTCGGAACTGGCCGCCGAGCTGGGCATCGCCGCCGAGCGCTTCGCGCCGGCCTGGCGCGAAGCCCGGACCGAGGCGGAGCGCCATATCGACGACACGCGCCGGCAGATGGCCAAGCTGGGCTTGCGCGGTTTTCCGTCGGCGGTGCTGGAGCAGGACGGCAAGCTGGAACGGCTGGAGCTGTCCGGCTGGCTGGGCAGGCCGGTCGAACTGGCCGCCGCGCTGGCGGCGCGCCTGCCGCAGCCGGCCGCTTCCGGCGACGACGCGCTGTTCTGCACGCCGGAAAACTGCCGCTGAGCGCGCTGCATCCCGTCCAACCGCCGTTCCATTCGGAGCGGCGGTTTTTTCATGCGCGCGGACAGGCTGACGCCGCGGTTTGCAAAGGCTCTAATCGCGGGGGGCGAGATCGGCGGCGATGGCCGTCAGCGTTCTTCGCGCCAGCGCGCGCATGCTTTCCCCGGGCGCGGCGCTGAGCGGCAGGTCCGGCGAAATGCCGGGGACTTCGTCGCTGCCGTCCGCACGCAGCCGCACGCAGTCGGGGATGCGGAAGCGCAGGCCAGAGTGGGGCAGGATCAAAGGCTGGATTTTCCCCATGAAGCCGCAGCCGTCGCCGCCCGTGCCTTGTCCCGCCGTCTTGGCCAATCGGTTGTCCCGGCTGACGGCGGTGAACATTTCGGCGGCGGAGTAAGTCCGTCCATTGGTCAACAGATAGACCGGCCCTTGCCAGGCGCCCTGGCTGCCGAACGATTGCGCGGGCCAGAACAGCGTCTCGGACACGATCCGCGAATAACGGCCCGGCTCCAGATGGTCCACCGCGCCGGACGCGTAGCCTACCTGGACCAGACGGCTGTGCGCCGCGCCGGGATCGAAGACGCGTTGCTCGCGCCAGACCCAGCTCATGTCGACCGGCGGCGCCTGGCGCAGTCGCGCCGCCTGGGCGCGGAACGCATCGAGAAACGGCTGCAGGGCGGCCCTGTCCGCCGCCGTGGCCTCCGGCGGCAAGCCGGTACTCAAGGTCTCCACCCATTCTTGCAAGTAGGCCTCCCCCTGGGCTGAGCGCGCCAGCCATAAGGGCGCGGAGCGGACCGGGCCGTTGCCCAGCAGACGGGACATCGCGTCGCCGCTGTCGTTGCCGCCGGAATTGTCGCCGACATCGACGATCAGCGCGCGGGCGCCCGCCGTGTGCAGTTCGCGCAGGCGCTCTGCGGTTTCGCGATACCAGGCGCGCATGGTGTCGGTAAACAGCTTGCCGGCGTCGATGCGGCCATCTCGTGCGCGCATCGCGTCCCAGGCCGGCTGGCACAGCTGCGGATAGTTGAGCGGGTTGAACGATGGAATGCGCAGCAGCGCCAGCTTGCCGGCCGGCCCCAGATCGGCGATGCCGCTTCGCATCGGGCGGGCCAGCCCGTCGGCGGTCAGCGTCACGCCGGGAAGGGACTCGAAAGGCGAGGAAAAGGCGATGGCGCCGCTGTTGACATAGCCCAGCGCGGCGCAGCCGTCGAGGGCGCTGTCATGCGACAGATCGCGTGCCGGCGGCTCCGCTCCCGGCGATGACGGCTCGATCACCGGTTTGAGCGGGGCGAAATGGCCGTCGTGAAAGCCGCTCTGGAAATCCAGGATGGCCTGCCTGGCCTCGGCGTCGTCGCGAGCCCGTGCCAGCGCGGCCCGCGCCCGCCGGTCCAGGCGGGGGAGATCGACGCCGCTGCCGGGAGAGGCCATCCAGGCCAGGTGGGAATAACGTTTTTCCAGTTCCCGTTTGAGCAAGCGGTAGTCTTGCCGCCAGGCGCTCCGGTCGAAGGCGGCGGCCGCGTCTGCAACGGACGAGGAGCAGGACAGGGCTGCCAATAGCAGGATGCGGGCGAGTCTGACGGCGGAATTCTGCGGCATGGCGCGATTGTGTGCGAGATGGAGCGGCCCATCGTACGCGTGGCTTTCTGTAATGCCAATGGCGTTTTGTCGATACATAGCCAGTTCTAATGCATTTCCAGAATGTCATTGATATTTATTTGGGATTTTTGACTTGAAAGATATTGTCTACGACATACCATTAAATACCAATATGATACCAATTGCTCACGATGAGGAGATGGAGATGCGCAGAACGACAGGCAGGGCGATGGCGATGGCTGTGTTGCTGGCCCTCGGCCAGCATGTGTGGGCCGCCTGCCCGAACTGGACCGAAGGCACGAGCTACAAGGCCGGCGACGTGGTCAGCTACAACAATGCCAACTACACCGCGCTGGTGGCGCATACCGCCTATGTCGGCGCCAACTGGAATCCGGCGGCCTCGCCGACGCTGTGGACGCCGGGCGGCAGCTGCTCCGGCGGCGACCCGACGCCGCCGACCCCGCCGGATCCCCCGACGCCGCCCGGCCCGCCGGGAAACACCGTGCCGTTCGCCAAGCACGCGCTGGTCGGCTACTGGCACAATTTCGCCAATCCGAGCGGCAGCGCCTTTCCGTTGGCGCAGGTCAGCGCCGACTGGGACGTGATCGTCGTGGCCTTCGCCGACGACGCCGGCAACGGCAATGTCAGCTTCACGCTCGATCCCGGCGCCGGCAGCGCCGCGCAGTTCATCCAGGACATCCGCGCCCAGCAGGCCAAGGGCAAGAAGGTGGTGTTGTCGCTGGGCGGGCAGAACGGCTCGGTGACGCTGAACAACGCCACCCAGGTGCAGAACTTCGTCAACAGCCTGTACGGCATCATCGTCCAGTACGGCTTCGACGGCATAGACCTGGACCTGGAGAGCGGCAGCGGCATCGTCGTCGGCGCGCCGGTGGTCGGCAATCTGGTCAGCGCGGTCAAGCAGCTGAAGGCCAAGGTCGGGCCGAACTTCTACCTGTCGATGGCGCCGGAACATCCATACGTCCAGGGCGGCTTCGTCGCCTACGGCGGCAACTGGGGCGCCTACCTGCCCATCATCGACGGCCTGCGCGACGACCTTTCGGTGATACACGTCCAGTACTATAACAACGGCGGCCTGTACACGCCTTACTCCAACGGCGCGCTGGCCGAGGGGTCGACCGATATGCTGGTCGGCGGCAGCAAGATGCTGATCGAGGGCTTCCCGATCGCCAACGGCGCCTCCGGCAGCTTCAAGGGCCTCAGGCCGGACCAGGTGGCCTTCGGCGTGCCGTCCGGCCGCAGCTCGGCCAATTCCGGCTTCGTCACCACCGACACCGTGGCCAAGGCGCTGAGCTGCCTGACTGCGCTGCAGGGCTGCGGCGCCGTCAAACCGGCGCAGGCCTACCCGAGCTTCCGCGGCGTGATGACCTGGTCGGTCAACTGGGACCGCCACGACGGCTACAACTTCTCCAAGCCGGTGGCGGCCAGCCTGCACCAGCTGCCGCTCGGCAATGCGGCGGCCAAGAAAAAAGCCGTCCGCGCGGCGCGGACGGCTTGGTGAGCTTGAGCCGGATGGCCGTCGCTTAGGCGGCGGTCATCTGGTAGCCGGTGATCTGGGCGGCCGACACCAGGCTGTTCAGGTACTCGTGCATCGCCTGGTTGAACGCCAAGTCGGTCAGGTACTGCTGCAGACGGTCCTTGACCTCGTCGAAGCCGATCTTGCCGCCTTCGACGCGCTGGTCCACCTGGATGATGTGGTAGCCGAACTGGGTTTCCACCAGGTGCGGGGTGATCTGGCCGGCTTCGGTGCCGAATACGGCCTGTTCGAATTCCGGCACCATCTGGCCGCGGCCGAACTGGCCGAGGCTGCCGCCCTGCTTGCCGGACGGGCAGGTCGAGTGTTCCTGCGCCAGCGCGGAGAAGCGCGACGGGTTGGCCTGGACTTCAGCCAGGATGCCTTCGGCCTTGGCCTTGATCAGGCTGGCTTCCAGGCCTTCGCCCTTGGGCAGCAGGATGTGGCTGGCGACGGCGCTGTCGCCGCCGGCGAAGCGGTCCGGATAGCGCTCGTAGAAGTCGCGGCAGCCGGCTTCGTCGATCGGCTCCACTTGCAGCTTGCTGTCCAGCAGCGTCTGAATGGCTTGTTGCTCGTCGGCGGCTTCGATGCCTTCGGCCTTGGCCTGCTGAACCAGCAGCGTGTGCAGGATCAGTTGCTGGACCGCGGTGTCGCGCGGGCTGGGCGTGTCCGCGTAGTGGTCCAGTTGGGAGGCGATCATGTCTTCGCTGATTTCAACGCCGTTGACGGTGATGGTCATGTGAGTTTCCTGTGAGGGAGCGGCCAGTCCTGGCGTTTCCGTATGGGGCTGCCGGCGGCAGCGCTGACAAGGGCAGGGCGGGCCTGCCTGCGGATGTGCGCGAAGGTAAGCGCGGCGGGGGGCGCTGTCAAGCAAAACGGGGACGGCAAGCCGTCCCCGTCGCGCTGTCGGGCGCGTTTACTGCTGGATCTGGGCCTTGGCCTTCAGATCGGCGACGTACTTCTCGATGCGGGAACCCATCACGCGCTGGGTCAGCTGCGGACGGATTTCATCGAGTTGCGGCACGTTGCGCTGGGTGCGCACGTCGTCCAGCTTGATCACGTGCCAGCCGTACTCGGTCTTCACCGGCTTGACGGTCACTTCACCCTTGGCCAGCTTGCTCATCGCCTCGGAGAACGGCGCGACGAAGGTGCCGGCTTCCTGCCAGCCCAGGTCGCCGCCATTGGCCTTGCTGCCCGGATCCTGCGATTTTTCCTTG is a window encoding:
- a CDS encoding S41 family peptidase, translated to MPQNSAVRLARILLLAALSCSSSVADAAAAFDRSAWRQDYRLLKRELEKRYSHLAWMASPGSGVDLPRLDRRARAALARARDDAEARQAILDFQSGFHDGHFAPLKPVIEPSSPGAEPPARDLSHDSALDGCAALGYVNSGAIAFSSPFESLPGVTLTADGLARPMRSGIADLGPAGKLALLRIPSFNPLNYPQLCQPAWDAMRARDGRIDAGKLFTDTMRAWYRETAERLRELHTAGARALIVDVGDNSGGNDSGDAMSRLLGNGPVRSAPLWLARSAQGEAYLQEWVETLSTGLPPEATAADRAALQPFLDAFRAQAARLRQAPPVDMSWVWREQRVFDPGAAHSRLVQVGYASGAVDHLEPGRYSRIVSETLFWPAQSFGSQGAWQGPVYLLTNGRTYSAAEMFTAVSRDNRLAKTAGQGTGGDGCGFMGKIQPLILPHSGLRFRIPDCVRLRADGSDEVPGISPDLPLSAAPGESMRALARRTLTAIAADLAPRD
- a CDS encoding chitinase, encoding MRRTTGRAMAMAVLLALGQHVWAACPNWTEGTSYKAGDVVSYNNANYTALVAHTAYVGANWNPAASPTLWTPGGSCSGGDPTPPTPPDPPTPPGPPGNTVPFAKHALVGYWHNFANPSGSAFPLAQVSADWDVIVVAFADDAGNGNVSFTLDPGAGSAAQFIQDIRAQQAKGKKVVLSLGGQNGSVTLNNATQVQNFVNSLYGIIVQYGFDGIDLDLESGSGIVVGAPVVGNLVSAVKQLKAKVGPNFYLSMAPEHPYVQGGFVAYGGNWGAYLPIIDGLRDDLSVIHVQYYNNGGLYTPYSNGALAEGSTDMLVGGSKMLIEGFPIANGASGSFKGLRPDQVAFGVPSGRSSANSGFVTTDTVAKALSCLTALQGCGAVKPAQAYPSFRGVMTWSVNWDRHDGYNFSKPVAASLHQLPLGNAAAKKKAVRAARTAW
- a CDS encoding peptidylprolyl isomerase translates to MTITVNGVEISEDMIASQLDHYADTPSPRDTAVQQLILHTLLVQQAKAEGIEAADEQQAIQTLLDSKLQVEPIDEAGCRDFYERYPDRFAGGDSAVASHILLPKGEGLEASLIKAKAEGILAEVQANPSRFSALAQEHSTCPSGKQGGSLGQFGRGQMVPEFEQAVFGTEAGQITPHLVETQFGYHIIQVDQRVEGGKIGFDEVKDRLQQYLTDLAFNQAMHEYLNSLVSAAQITGYQMTAA